One genomic segment of Streptomyces sp. RerS4 includes these proteins:
- a CDS encoding YtxH domain-containing protein: protein MRYKVAFVVGLAIGYVLGTRAGRERYEQMKKSARQVAQNPAVRNAAETAGQAGLQYAGKAFAAVGGKVGDAMPHALSERVRTLRGRAGGGAGAEDEWGTSNT from the coding sequence ATGCGGTACAAGGTCGCTTTCGTGGTCGGACTGGCCATCGGTTACGTGCTCGGGACCCGGGCCGGACGTGAGCGCTACGAGCAGATGAAGAAGTCCGCGCGCCAGGTCGCGCAGAACCCCGCCGTGCGCAACGCCGCCGAGACCGCGGGGCAGGCCGGGCTCCAGTACGCCGGCAAGGCCTTCGCGGCGGTGGGCGGGAAGGTCGGCGACGCGATGCCCCACGCGCTGTCCGAGCGGGTACGCACCCTGCGCGGCCGGGCCGGCGGCGGCGCAGGCGCCGAGGACGAGTGGGGCACGAGCAACACCTGA
- a CDS encoding FGGY family carbohydrate kinase, producing the protein MGIVAGLDSSSTFTRIVVCDADTGAVLRQGYAPHPQPAGEAVPHETDPQGWLLSLGEAAGGGLLEGVQAIGVSAQQQGVLPLDTQGALVRPALVGNDKRGQVAAADLIEALGGRQAWVQAVGSVPHAAQPIAKLAWLARNEPEAARRVAVVLSPHDWLVWQLLGRPARRTTDRAGASGTGYWSAATGSYRPDLVELALGHQALLPEVLAPCDAAGMTPEGLLISAGTGETMAAVLGLGLGPGDAVVSLGASGSVMAVHHEALAEPGGLITSLADAGGMHLPVVNTSNAVRALRGTADMLGTDLEGLSALALKSTPGAHGLVLLPYLEGERTPNLPHTAGTLSGLRRDSMKPEHLARAAFEGMLCALVDALDVLRHRGVPIRRVFLLGAAADLPAVQAAAPGLFGTQVVVPAPADYAALGAARQAAWALGVRQGTLAAHTPPVWAAPVAQVFEPDEEFAAWQAVRQQYATTREQLHPGAFAGALSPGY; encoded by the coding sequence ATGGGGATAGTCGCCGGGCTGGACAGCTCTTCCACCTTCACTCGCATCGTCGTCTGTGACGCGGACACGGGCGCCGTGCTGCGCCAGGGCTACGCGCCCCACCCGCAGCCCGCCGGTGAGGCCGTCCCCCACGAGACCGATCCACAGGGCTGGCTGCTCTCCCTCGGCGAGGCCGCCGGCGGCGGCCTGCTGGAGGGCGTCCAGGCCATCGGCGTCTCCGCCCAGCAGCAGGGGGTGCTGCCGCTGGACACGCAGGGCGCACTGGTGCGGCCCGCCCTCGTCGGCAACGACAAGCGCGGCCAGGTCGCCGCCGCCGACCTCATCGAGGCGCTCGGCGGCCGGCAGGCCTGGGTGCAGGCCGTCGGTTCCGTGCCGCACGCGGCGCAGCCGATCGCCAAGCTCGCCTGGCTGGCCCGCAACGAGCCGGAGGCCGCCCGTCGCGTGGCGGTGGTACTCTCCCCGCACGACTGGCTCGTGTGGCAGTTGCTCGGCCGGCCCGCCCGGCGCACCACCGACCGGGCCGGCGCCTCCGGGACGGGGTACTGGTCGGCGGCCACCGGCTCCTACCGGCCCGACCTGGTGGAGCTCGCGCTCGGGCACCAGGCGCTGCTGCCCGAGGTGCTCGCCCCCTGCGACGCCGCCGGGATGACCCCCGAGGGGCTGTTGATCTCCGCCGGCACCGGCGAGACCATGGCCGCCGTGCTGGGGCTGGGCCTGGGGCCGGGGGACGCGGTGGTCTCGCTGGGCGCGTCCGGCTCGGTGATGGCCGTGCACCACGAGGCCCTCGCGGAGCCGGGCGGTCTGATCACCTCCCTCGCCGACGCCGGTGGCATGCACCTGCCCGTGGTGAACACCTCCAACGCCGTACGGGCCCTGCGCGGCACCGCCGACATGCTCGGCACCGACCTGGAGGGGCTGAGCGCGCTCGCGCTGAAGTCGACGCCGGGCGCGCACGGCCTCGTACTCCTGCCGTACCTGGAGGGCGAGCGGACGCCGAACCTGCCGCACACCGCCGGGACGCTGTCCGGGCTGCGCCGGGACTCGATGAAGCCCGAGCACCTCGCGCGGGCCGCCTTCGAGGGCATGCTGTGCGCGCTGGTGGACGCCCTCGACGTGCTGCGGCACCGGGGGGTGCCGATCCGTCGGGTGTTCCTGCTGGGCGCGGCGGCCGATCTGCCCGCCGTACAGGCCGCCGCTCCGGGGCTGTTCGGGACGCAGGTCGTCGTGCCGGCACCGGCGGACTACGCGGCGCTGGGCGCGGCCCGGCAGGCGGCGTGGGCGCTGGGCGTGCGGCAGGGGACGCTGGCCGCGCACACCCCGCCGGTGTGGGCCGCCCCGGTGGCGCAGGTCTTCGAGCCGGACGAGGAGTTCGCGGCGTGGCAGGCGGTGCGCCAGCAGTACGCCACCACGCGCGAGCAGCTGCACCCCGGCGCCTTCGCGGGCGCGCTCTCCCCGGGCTACTAG
- a CDS encoding ABC transporter ATP-binding protein: protein MLIRLLRTHLGPYRKPIVVLVLLQLLQTSASLYLPTLNADIIDQGVVNGDTAYILRFGALMLGISLVQLVCNAGAVYYGARTAAALGRDVRASVFDRVQSFSARELGQFGAPSLITRTTNDVQQIQMLVLMTFTMMVSAPIMCVGGIAMALSLDVKLSGVLLAVVPVLGLAVGAIVYRTRPLFRQMQERLDVVNRVLREQITGNRVIRAFVRDTYEKERFRTANSELTDVSLASGKLLALMFPAVIVVVNISSVAVIWFGAMRVDGGGMEIGQLTAFLAYLMQIVMAVMMATFMFMMVPRAEVCAERIQEVLDTDSSVVPPADPVRELGQRGVLELRGADFGYPGAESPVLRGVDLVARPGETTAVIGSTGSGKSTLLGLVPRLFDATGGTVLVDGEDVRRLDPELLAKTVGMVPQKPYLFSGTVASNLRYGRPDASDEELWRALEVAQAKEFVSALEGGLEAPITQGGTNVSGGQRQRLAIARTLVQRPEIYLFDDSFSALDYATDAALRAALGEETREATVVIVAQRVSTIRDADRIIVLDEGRVVGEGRHHELMAGNETYREIVLSQLTEAEAA, encoded by the coding sequence GTGCTCATACGACTTCTGCGGACCCACCTCGGTCCGTACCGCAAACCCATCGTTGTGCTGGTGCTGTTGCAGCTGCTGCAGACCAGCGCCAGCCTCTATCTCCCCACCCTGAACGCGGACATCATCGACCAGGGTGTGGTCAACGGCGACACCGCTTACATCCTGCGTTTCGGCGCGCTGATGCTCGGCATCTCGCTCGTCCAGCTCGTCTGCAACGCCGGCGCCGTCTACTACGGCGCCCGCACCGCCGCCGCCCTCGGCCGGGACGTCCGCGCCTCGGTCTTCGACCGGGTGCAGAGCTTCTCCGCGCGGGAGCTGGGCCAGTTCGGCGCCCCGTCGCTGATCACCCGTACGACGAACGACGTCCAGCAGATCCAGATGCTGGTGCTGATGACCTTCACGATGATGGTCTCGGCGCCGATCATGTGCGTCGGCGGCATCGCGATGGCACTCTCGCTCGACGTGAAGCTGTCGGGCGTGCTGCTGGCCGTGGTGCCGGTGCTGGGCCTGGCGGTCGGCGCGATCGTGTACCGGACGCGTCCGCTGTTCCGGCAGATGCAGGAGCGCCTCGACGTCGTGAACCGGGTGCTGCGCGAGCAGATCACCGGCAACCGCGTGATCCGCGCCTTCGTCCGCGACACGTACGAGAAGGAACGCTTCCGTACCGCCAACTCGGAGCTGACGGACGTCTCGCTGGCCTCCGGCAAGCTGCTGGCGCTGATGTTCCCCGCCGTGATCGTGGTCGTGAACATCTCCAGCGTGGCCGTCATCTGGTTCGGCGCGATGCGCGTGGACGGCGGGGGCATGGAAATCGGCCAGCTGACGGCCTTCCTCGCCTACCTGATGCAGATCGTCATGGCCGTGATGATGGCCACCTTCATGTTCATGATGGTGCCGCGCGCCGAGGTCTGCGCCGAGCGCATCCAGGAGGTCCTCGACACCGACTCCAGCGTGGTCCCGCCCGCCGACCCGGTGCGCGAGCTCGGGCAGCGCGGCGTGCTGGAGCTGCGCGGCGCCGACTTCGGCTATCCGGGCGCCGAGTCCCCGGTGCTGCGCGGGGTGGACCTGGTGGCCCGCCCCGGCGAGACCACGGCGGTGATCGGCTCGACGGGCAGCGGCAAGTCCACGCTGCTGGGCCTGGTGCCCCGCCTGTTCGACGCGACCGGCGGCACGGTCCTGGTCGACGGGGAGGACGTACGCCGGCTGGACCCGGAGCTGCTGGCCAAGACGGTCGGCATGGTGCCGCAGAAGCCGTACCTGTTCTCGGGGACCGTCGCGTCCAACCTGCGCTACGGGCGCCCGGACGCGAGTGACGAGGAGCTGTGGCGGGCCCTGGAGGTGGCGCAGGCGAAGGAGTTCGTGTCCGCGCTGGAGGGCGGCCTCGAAGCCCCCATCACGCAGGGCGGTACCAACGTCTCGGGCGGTCAGCGCCAACGCCTCGCGATCGCCCGCACGCTCGTACAGCGTCCGGAGATCTACCTCTTCGACGACTCGTTCTCGGCGCTGGACTACGCGACGGACGCGGCGCTGCGCGCGGCGCTCGGCGAGGAGACCCGGGAGGCGACGGTGGTGATCGTGGCCCAGCGGGTGTCGACGATCCGCGACGCCGATCGGATCATCGTCCTGGACGAGGGCCGGGTCGTGGGTGAGGGGCGTCATCACGAGTTGATGGCCGGCAATGAGACCTACCGGGAGATCGTGCTCTCCCAGCTGACGGAGGCGGAGGCCGCATGA